The following coding sequences are from one Elusimicrobium minutum Pei191 window:
- a CDS encoding NADH-dependent [FeFe] hydrogenase, group A6 has protein sequence MVKAIINGTEIQVKEGTTILEAARLVNINIPTLCKHPDLVADAGCGICVVRVQGTGKMLRACCTALEEGMKITTHDPEIVKVRKNVLELILSNHPKDCLICARNNDCELQRLSSEFGIRDAYYPLIVGRKKHKHDESTKTIDIEGSKCILCGRCVQVCQKNQNVWALSFLGRGINTVLSPAGEIELNDSPCVKCGQCSNHCPVGAIVEHDETQKVWDALSNPDLFPVVQIAPAVRVSIGEAFGYPIGTNLTGKLISSLKKLGFKGVFDTNMGADMTIMEEGNEFVHRFKKKDNMPLITSCCPAWVDFLEKFHSDMLDNFSTCKSPHEIIGVLSKTYYAKKHNVDPSKIFMVSIMPCTAKKYEIHRSEEMFASGHQDIDISLTTRELARMIKQSGIDFKNIEDQKADSILGAYSGAGTIFGATGGVMEAALRTAYHVITGKELSKVEFKQVRGLKGIKEANIDIDGTTVRVAIAHGLANVDHLLKEIEKTKAEGKPSPYDFVEVMACEGGCVGGGGQPYGVTDELRKKRAAGLYKDDESSKVRCSHLNPAVIQVYKEFVGEPLGPQAHKLFHNKYTKRKTYKK, from the coding sequence ATGGTAAAAGCTATTATTAACGGTACGGAAATTCAGGTAAAAGAAGGAACCACGATATTAGAGGCCGCCAGGCTTGTTAATATAAATATTCCTACTCTTTGCAAACATCCCGATTTAGTCGCTGACGCGGGCTGTGGCATTTGTGTGGTAAGGGTACAGGGCACAGGCAAAATGTTAAGAGCATGCTGCACTGCTTTGGAAGAAGGTATGAAAATTACCACCCACGATCCCGAAATTGTTAAAGTGCGCAAAAACGTGCTTGAACTTATTTTATCTAACCACCCGAAGGATTGTTTAATATGCGCCAGAAACAATGACTGTGAGCTTCAAAGGCTTTCTTCCGAGTTTGGCATAAGAGACGCCTACTATCCTTTAATTGTCGGCAGAAAGAAACATAAGCATGATGAATCAACCAAAACTATAGATATTGAAGGTTCAAAATGTATTTTGTGCGGACGCTGTGTGCAGGTCTGCCAGAAAAACCAAAATGTTTGGGCGTTATCTTTCTTAGGCCGCGGTATTAATACGGTGCTTTCCCCCGCGGGCGAAATTGAACTTAATGATTCACCCTGCGTGAAATGCGGGCAGTGTTCCAACCATTGTCCCGTGGGAGCTATAGTAGAACATGACGAAACCCAAAAAGTTTGGGACGCGTTAAGCAACCCCGATCTTTTTCCCGTGGTGCAAATCGCGCCTGCGGTACGCGTTTCAATAGGGGAAGCATTCGGCTACCCTATAGGAACAAATCTTACGGGTAAACTTATAAGCTCTTTAAAGAAACTTGGGTTTAAAGGCGTTTTTGACACAAACATGGGCGCCGACATGACTATTATGGAAGAAGGCAACGAGTTTGTGCATCGCTTTAAGAAAAAAGACAATATGCCTTTGATAACATCTTGTTGCCCTGCCTGGGTTGACTTTTTGGAAAAGTTCCACTCCGATATGCTTGATAACTTTTCAACATGCAAAAGCCCGCATGAAATAATAGGAGTTTTGTCCAAAACATATTACGCTAAAAAGCATAATGTTGACCCTTCTAAAATTTTTATGGTTTCAATTATGCCTTGCACGGCTAAAAAATATGAAATCCACAGAAGTGAGGAAATGTTTGCTTCAGGACACCAGGATATTGACATTTCGCTCACAACGCGCGAACTTGCCCGCATGATTAAACAAAGCGGTATTGATTTTAAAAATATTGAGGACCAGAAAGCCGATTCAATACTTGGCGCCTATTCCGGGGCAGGCACCATTTTTGGCGCTACCGGCGGAGTTATGGAAGCCGCTTTGAGAACCGCCTACCATGTTATTACCGGCAAAGAACTCTCTAAAGTGGAGTTTAAGCAAGTACGTGGCCTTAAAGGTATTAAAGAAGCCAATATTGATATAGATGGTACAACAGTAAGAGTTGCCATAGCGCACGGTCTTGCCAATGTTGACCATCTTTTAAAAGAGATTGAAAAAACCAAAGCAGAAGGAAAGCCTTCGCCATATGATTTCGTTGAAGTTATGGCTTGCGAGGGCGGCTGCGTAGGCGGCGGCGGGCAGCCTTACGGCGTTACGGACGAGCTTCGCAAAAAACGAGCGGCGGGTTTATATAAAGATGACGAAAGCTCCAAAGTGCGTTGTTCTCATTTAAATCCCGCGGTCATACAGGTTTATAAAGAGTTTGTAGGCGAACCTTTAGGCCCGCAGGCTCATAAGCTGTTCCATAACAAATACACTAAGAGAAAGACTTACAAAAAATAA
- the pepT gene encoding peptidase T gives MDFKQNILEKFLRYVKTETTSDTESSSKPSTKTQLEFAAVLAKEMETLGIKDIKISKTGHLTGSIPANNDAKAPTIGFIAHIDTSPDFNGKNVNPQIHKNYAGGAIVINKDKNMSISPEMDKILNDVTGHDIITTDGNSLLGADDKAGIAIIMTMAQYLKNNPSFKHGPVKIAFTPDEEIGTGILDFDVADFKADFAYTVDGSVMGEIENGNFNADKFKIEITGVNCHPGTAKDVMVNPVRVAADLINRWPESKLPETTEGEEGFILFNTLKGNIEKTEIGGIIREHDLKKLTDLEDSLKKIIEDTKAKFKGAQIKLTISEQYRNMKDVLAKNPEAMNKLLSALEDMGIKYKISQIRGGTDGARLSFMGLPTPNIFAGYSQPHGPYEWASLDAMAIACKFILKIVEVK, from the coding sequence ATGGACTTTAAACAAAATATTTTAGAGAAATTTTTGAGATATGTAAAAACAGAAACCACTTCCGATACGGAATCATCATCAAAACCTTCAACAAAAACCCAGCTTGAATTCGCGGCTGTACTTGCCAAAGAAATGGAAACCCTGGGTATTAAAGATATAAAAATATCTAAAACAGGGCATTTAACCGGTTCCATACCCGCAAATAATGACGCCAAAGCGCCTACAATAGGGTTTATAGCGCATATAGATACATCCCCCGATTTTAACGGTAAAAACGTTAATCCGCAAATACATAAAAATTACGCGGGCGGAGCTATTGTTATAAATAAAGATAAAAATATGTCAATTTCGCCTGAAATGGACAAAATTCTTAATGACGTAACAGGCCACGACATTATAACAACCGATGGAAATAGCCTTTTAGGCGCGGATGATAAAGCGGGTATAGCTATTATAATGACAATGGCCCAATATTTAAAGAATAATCCATCCTTTAAACACGGACCCGTAAAAATAGCTTTTACACCTGATGAGGAAATAGGCACGGGCATTTTGGATTTTGATGTCGCGGACTTTAAGGCTGACTTCGCTTACACCGTTGACGGCAGCGTTATGGGTGAAATAGAAAACGGCAACTTTAACGCCGATAAGTTTAAAATTGAAATAACCGGCGTTAACTGCCACCCCGGCACGGCTAAAGACGTTATGGTCAACCCCGTGAGAGTAGCGGCTGATTTAATAAACCGCTGGCCTGAAAGCAAACTGCCTGAAACCACGGAAGGAGAGGAAGGCTTTATACTTTTTAACACATTAAAAGGGAATATCGAAAAAACCGAAATAGGCGGTATTATAAGGGAGCATGATTTAAAAAAACTTACGGATTTAGAAGACTCTCTTAAAAAAATTATTGAAGATACTAAAGCTAAATTTAAAGGAGCGCAGATTAAGTTAACAATAAGCGAGCAATACAGAAATATGAAAGACGTACTTGCAAAAAACCCCGAAGCCATGAATAAACTTTTAAGCGCTTTAGAAGATATGGGTATTAAATATAAAATAAGCCAAATAAGGGGCGGCACCGACGGGGCCAGGCTTTCTTTTATGGGTTTGCCGACGCCAAATATTTTTGCCGGCTATTCACAGCCGCACGGACCGTATGAATGGGCTTCTTTAGACGCTATGGCTATAGCTTGCAAGTTTATATTAAAGATAGTCGAAGTAAAATAG
- a CDS encoding LEA type 2 family protein, producing the protein MNKKLVILISLLIFSFACTGLQENYNMVKCKYDLVKVEPADFNINTISMNVAISIQNTSRTTAAAIKRFDGNFYVNDNSVSEIVFKDVRVEPGETKTAKSTLEIPINKLGKTLTGLVSMGSVSVDYQVRGTMYFETPLGDIPFPVTIYQSKKF; encoded by the coding sequence ATGAATAAAAAGTTAGTTATTTTAATTTCCTTATTAATCTTTTCTTTCGCTTGCACCGGCCTTCAGGAAAACTACAATATGGTCAAGTGCAAGTACGACCTTGTTAAGGTGGAACCTGCGGATTTTAATATAAACACAATCAGCATGAATGTGGCTATTTCAATCCAAAACACAAGCAGGACGACGGCTGCAGCTATTAAAAGGTTTGACGGCAACTTTTATGTAAACGATAACAGCGTGTCTGAAATCGTTTTTAAGGATGTGCGCGTTGAACCGGGCGAAACAAAAACCGCGAAATCTACTTTAGAAATACCTATTAATAAATTGGGTAAAACGTTAACCGGTCTTGTAAGCATGGGCAGCGTTTCAGTGGATTACCAGGTAAGGGGTACAATGTATTTTGAAACGCCCCTTGGCGACATCCCGTTTCCTGTTACTATTTACCAAAGCAAAAAATTTTAA
- a CDS encoding complex I 24 kDa subunit family protein has product MSDTVNTAAPKIDLKKITDKWQGKQGSLIMILHEIQDTLGYVPREISLELSQLINVPLAQIYEVLSFYHFFKLTPPAKYRISVCTGTACYLKGAPEIIKEFTRLLGIKEGEQTKDSNFSLTGVRCVGCCGLAPVVSVNGKIFGAVKATEVKNIVQEYKGQNNG; this is encoded by the coding sequence ATGTCAGACACTGTCAACACCGCAGCGCCGAAAATTGATTTAAAAAAAATTACGGACAAATGGCAGGGAAAACAAGGCAGTCTTATCATGATTTTGCATGAGATACAAGACACCTTGGGCTATGTTCCCAGAGAGATTTCCTTAGAACTGTCACAGCTTATAAATGTGCCTTTAGCGCAGATATATGAAGTACTTTCGTTTTATCACTTTTTTAAACTTACGCCGCCCGCTAAATACAGAATATCCGTTTGCACGGGTACGGCCTGTTATTTAAAAGGTGCTCCTGAAATTATTAAAGAGTTTACAAGACTTTTAGGTATAAAAGAAGGGGAGCAGACCAAAGACAGCAACTTTTCCCTTACAGGGGTACGTTGTGTGGGATGCTGCGGTTTAGCGCCGGTGGTATCCGTTAACGGCAAAATTTTTGGGGCTGTGAAAGCCACTGAAGTTAAGAATATCGTTCAGGAATACAAGGGGCAAAATAATGGCTAA
- a CDS encoding tetratricopeptide repeat protein: protein MKKWLLVLIVVLLSSQALFAQKAAVTAFNQGRKAKDNTEKLKYFDRAVLLKNNYADAYHYRGDVYKEMNKISRATADYTKAIKFAPKDPFKYYSRAVLYIDQKKYLPAIDDLTKAISLKPDFLDFYLKRGQVYLKRDNFDLAVKDFEKYSSKRKKPNSFYLELGRSYLGNYNYDKAHKQFETFIALEPKNHEGYFYLGRVEYARGNYDEAISLFSKAVNRNENYAPAYRLRGTVFKDIGDFESAVEDFTKLIELLPDYSYYNRRGLVYEELGNLKAAAEDYGKTIELNPKWAVAYNNRGFVYLKLKEYALARADLETAIKLEPQMFLPYVNIAGGYWLNKKDKKNALDNLDKAVKRGFKDFESLYDEHKKGWMFKNLNNTSEFRAIIYN from the coding sequence ATGAAAAAGTGGTTACTGGTTTTAATTGTTGTTTTGCTTTCTTCACAGGCGCTTTTTGCCCAGAAGGCGGCCGTTACCGCGTTTAACCAGGGCCGAAAAGCTAAAGATAATACGGAAAAACTTAAGTATTTTGACCGCGCTGTTTTACTTAAAAACAACTATGCGGACGCTTACCATTACCGTGGCGACGTTTATAAAGAAATGAATAAAATAAGCCGCGCCACGGCAGACTATACCAAGGCCATAAAATTTGCGCCGAAAGACCCTTTTAAATATTACAGCAGAGCTGTTTTGTATATAGATCAGAAAAAATATCTGCCTGCTATTGACGACCTTACAAAAGCGATTTCCCTTAAGCCTGATTTTTTAGATTTTTATCTGAAGCGGGGCCAGGTGTATTTAAAGCGCGATAATTTTGATTTGGCGGTAAAGGATTTTGAAAAATACTCTTCCAAAAGAAAAAAGCCCAACAGCTTTTACCTTGAGTTAGGGCGTTCTTATTTGGGGAATTATAATTATGACAAGGCCCACAAACAATTTGAAACATTTATAGCCTTAGAACCGAAAAACCATGAAGGCTACTTTTATTTAGGAAGGGTTGAGTACGCCAGGGGAAATTATGACGAAGCGATTTCTCTTTTCAGTAAAGCCGTAAACCGTAACGAAAACTACGCTCCGGCCTACAGACTCCGCGGTACGGTTTTTAAAGATATTGGGGATTTCGAATCCGCGGTGGAAGATTTTACAAAACTTATTGAACTGCTGCCTGATTATTCTTATTACAACAGGCGCGGCCTTGTTTATGAAGAGCTTGGCAATCTGAAAGCCGCCGCGGAGGATTACGGTAAGACTATTGAACTTAACCCCAAATGGGCCGTAGCTTATAATAACAGGGGATTTGTATATTTAAAACTAAAAGAATATGCTTTAGCCAGAGCAGATTTGGAAACAGCCATTAAGTTAGAACCGCAGATGTTTTTGCCTTATGTTAATATTGCCGGCGGCTATTGGCTTAATAAAAAAGACAAAAAGAACGCGCTTGATAATTTAGATAAAGCCGTAAAACGCGGGTTTAAAGACTTTGAAAGCCTTTACGACGAACATAAAAAAGGCTGGATGTTTAAGAATCTCAATAATACCTCTGAATTCAGGGCTATTATTTATAATTGA
- a CDS encoding type IV pilin protein codes for MKKGFTLIEIAVVVLVIAILAAIALPQYRKSLERSRAAEAFDILTEIRNKQEARDLLGTGTAKGYTIKFSDLGEVIAGKTSTTNTLDTKLFSYVLSDNPYPQAYAKRKDLDYSIVQTKGYQDSALCCIGKDCDMVDNVLKGCEKTACPTTCAAGYKRTGYFFSEDGPCCEAKTSCPTTCPTGQKRSSVQYTEDGACCVAKTSCPTTCPTGQQRTSVQYSEDGACCVSKTSCPATCPTGQKRTSVQYSEDGACCTAKTACPASCPAGEERTSVQYSEDGACCTAVKCADDNKSLYLNSSNGFWSDTLCKGICCGVGYYPVDKGTYLTCYNGVMYGSEAVCEDNPIPCGSGQILVGGVCKTACPSTCPTGQKRTSSQYSEDGACCVAKTACPATCPTGQERTSVQYSEDGACCQTKACPTGQTLVGGVCKTACPATCPTGQERTSMQYSEDGACCQTKTCPTGQTLVGGVCKTACPATCPTGQERTSAQYSEDGACCKAKTCPTGQTLVGTVCKTNCPSACPTGYARSLVNYTEDGACCKPQVVAYNCQPVPGAGLTGGPGDIWIGATMANNGTATSSHVVSTRVDYQTGSGYSGSAYQDIVIPQGAKYGILEFSAYTPSGDTGVTNCTVTVISVN; via the coding sequence ATGAAAAAAGGGTTCACCTTAATAGAAATAGCTGTGGTAGTTTTAGTAATAGCTATTTTAGCGGCTATAGCTTTGCCGCAGTACAGAAAGTCGTTAGAACGCTCAAGAGCTGCCGAAGCTTTTGACATCCTTACAGAGATAAGGAACAAACAAGAAGCAAGAGACTTGCTTGGCACCGGCACCGCCAAAGGCTATACTATAAAGTTTAGCGATTTGGGGGAAGTAATAGCGGGCAAAACCTCCACAACAAACACGTTAGACACAAAACTTTTTTCATATGTTCTTTCAGACAACCCCTACCCTCAGGCGTACGCCAAAAGAAAAGATTTAGATTATTCAATAGTTCAAACCAAAGGCTACCAAGACAGCGCATTGTGTTGTATAGGTAAAGACTGCGATATGGTAGATAATGTTTTAAAAGGGTGTGAGAAGACAGCGTGTCCTACAACATGCGCGGCTGGATATAAAAGAACAGGGTACTTTTTTTCAGAAGACGGGCCTTGCTGTGAAGCCAAAACGTCGTGCCCGACAACATGTCCTACGGGACAAAAAAGAAGCAGCGTGCAGTATACGGAAGATGGAGCGTGCTGCGTAGCCAAAACATCATGCCCGACAACATGTCCTACAGGCCAGCAGAGGACAAGCGTACAATATAGTGAAGACGGAGCATGCTGCGTATCAAAAACGTCGTGTCCCGCAACATGTCCTACAGGTCAAAAGAGGACAAGCGTACAATACAGTGAAGACGGAGCATGTTGCACGGCTAAAACGGCTTGTCCCGCATCATGTCCTGCCGGAGAAGAAAGAACAAGCGTGCAATACAGTGAAGACGGAGCGTGTTGCACAGCTGTAAAATGTGCTGATGATAATAAAAGTCTTTACTTAAACTCTTCAAACGGTTTTTGGTCTGATACACTTTGTAAAGGTATTTGCTGCGGGGTGGGGTATTATCCCGTTGATAAAGGAACATATTTAACTTGTTATAACGGAGTTATGTACGGCAGTGAGGCGGTTTGCGAAGATAACCCAATACCTTGCGGCAGCGGGCAAATACTTGTTGGTGGAGTGTGTAAAACGGCGTGCCCTTCTACGTGTCCCACAGGCCAAAAGAGAACAAGTTCCCAGTATTCTGAAGACGGAGCGTGCTGCGTGGCTAAAACAGCGTGTCCCGCCACATGTCCCACGGGCCAGGAAAGAACAAGCGTGCAATACAGTGAAGACGGAGCGTGCTGCCAAACAAAAGCATGTCCCACAGGACAAACCCTTGTTGGGGGAGTATGCAAAACAGCGTGTCCTGCGACATGTCCTACGGGCCAGGAAAGAACATCCATGCAATACAGTGAAGACGGAGCGTGCTGCCAAACAAAAACATGTCCCACAGGACAAACCCTTGTTGGTGGAGTATGTAAAACAGCGTGTCCCGCCACATGTCCCACGGGCCAGGAAAGGACATCCGCGCAATACAGTGAAGACGGAGCGTGCTGCAAAGCAAAAACATGTCCCACAGGGCAAACGCTTGTCGGAACTGTTTGTAAAACCAATTGCCCGTCAGCCTGTCCGACAGGTTATGCAAGAAGTTTGGTTAATTATACTGAAGACGGCGCCTGCTGTAAGCCTCAGGTAGTGGCATATAATTGCCAACCTGTTCCGGGAGCCGGTTTAACTGGCGGACCCGGTGACATTTGGATAGGAGCCACTATGGCAAACAATGGAACAGCTACTTCAAGTCATGTTGTTTCAACCAGAGTTGATTACCAAACAGGCTCCGGTTATTCAGGCTCAGCATATCAGGATATTGTAATACCCCAGGGAGCTAAGTACGGAATTTTGGAATTTTCTGCTTACACGCCTTCAGGAGACACGGGTGTTACAAATTGTACAGTTACTGTGATTTCAGTTAACTAG
- a CDS encoding NADH-ubiquinone oxidoreductase-F iron-sulfur binding region domain-containing protein, translating into MAKINIEAVSAKYKENYKNINQRIIVCGGTGCIAGGSLEVLEAFKKELSAKGLNVCTQITDGCRGTYLSKSGCQGFCAAGPLVSVGDIFYTKVKESDVSEIVEKTVIAGEIVERLLYTDPGHGQKCKTINDVPFYRKQHRILLKDCGKINPEDINEYISHGGYSALAKCLNELKEEGTIEEIKKSGLRGRGGGGFPTGLKWQFTRASKGKQKYMICNGDEGDPGAYMDRSLLEGNPHAVIEGMIIGGFATGASKGLFYIRAEYPLAISRVQAAIDAAYKAGLLGKNILGSKFSYDLEIRYGAGAFVCGEETALMRSIEGQRGTPTPKPPFPSVKGLWGCPTSINNVETLANIPLIIYNGSEWFSKIGSGKSTGTKVFAMTGKVKSSGLIEVPMGITIKEVVFDIGEGAYDGRVIKAVQTGGPSGGVIPAEKFDMPITYESLIEAGSMMGSGGLIVMDNSDCMVDIAKFYLEFCVEESCGKCVPCRIGGYQLLKILKDISEGKEVGDYKEKIGNLALTMQKASLCALGQTAPNPVLSCLKSFGHEFDEHVKEKHCPTGKCSSLVRYSVIEEKCVGCTACKRACPVGAITGEVKQKHFVHQEKCIKCGQCFSACKFSAIKKD; encoded by the coding sequence ATGGCTAAAATTAACATTGAGGCTGTTTCAGCCAAATATAAAGAAAATTATAAAAACATTAACCAGCGTATTATAGTTTGCGGCGGTACAGGCTGTATAGCGGGCGGTTCATTAGAAGTTTTGGAAGCGTTTAAAAAAGAACTTTCCGCCAAAGGTCTTAACGTGTGCACGCAAATTACCGACGGTTGCCGCGGCACATATTTAAGCAAAAGCGGCTGCCAAGGTTTTTGCGCGGCAGGCCCGTTGGTCAGCGTAGGTGATATCTTTTACACCAAAGTAAAAGAGTCCGACGTTTCTGAAATTGTTGAAAAAACCGTTATTGCCGGCGAAATTGTTGAAAGGCTTTTATACACAGATCCCGGACACGGGCAGAAATGCAAAACAATTAATGACGTTCCTTTTTACAGAAAACAGCACAGAATTTTACTTAAAGACTGCGGTAAAATTAACCCCGAAGATATTAATGAATATATTTCACACGGCGGTTACAGCGCTTTGGCCAAATGTCTTAATGAACTTAAAGAAGAAGGTACTATTGAAGAAATTAAGAAAAGCGGCCTCAGAGGCAGAGGGGGCGGAGGTTTTCCAACAGGTTTGAAATGGCAGTTTACAAGGGCCAGTAAAGGCAAACAAAAATATATGATTTGTAACGGCGACGAGGGTGACCCGGGCGCGTATATGGACCGTTCTTTATTAGAAGGCAACCCGCACGCTGTTATCGAAGGCATGATTATCGGCGGTTTTGCCACCGGCGCAAGCAAAGGCTTGTTTTATATCAGGGCGGAATATCCGTTGGCTATTTCCCGCGTGCAGGCCGCTATTGATGCCGCTTATAAGGCAGGGCTGCTCGGTAAAAATATTTTAGGCTCAAAATTCAGCTATGATTTGGAAATCAGATACGGCGCGGGCGCTTTTGTATGCGGTGAGGAAACCGCTTTAATGCGCTCTATTGAAGGCCAGCGCGGCACACCTACTCCAAAACCTCCTTTCCCGTCTGTAAAAGGTTTGTGGGGCTGTCCTACTTCTATTAACAACGTTGAAACTTTGGCCAATATACCTTTAATTATTTATAACGGAAGTGAATGGTTTAGCAAAATAGGTTCGGGCAAAAGCACTGGCACAAAAGTGTTTGCCATGACGGGTAAGGTTAAATCGTCAGGCCTTATTGAAGTGCCTATGGGCATAACAATTAAAGAAGTTGTTTTTGATATTGGCGAAGGCGCTTACGACGGCCGCGTTATTAAAGCGGTGCAGACAGGGGGCCCCAGCGGCGGTGTTATCCCGGCGGAAAAATTTGACATGCCTATTACTTATGAATCTTTAATTGAAGCGGGTTCAATGATGGGCTCAGGCGGATTAATTGTTATGGATAACAGCGATTGTATGGTTGATATCGCTAAATTTTATCTTGAGTTCTGCGTAGAGGAGTCCTGCGGTAAATGCGTTCCTTGCAGAATCGGTGGTTACCAGCTTTTAAAAATTCTTAAAGATATCAGCGAAGGTAAAGAGGTTGGCGATTATAAAGAGAAAATCGGCAATCTTGCGCTCACAATGCAAAAAGCATCGCTTTGCGCTTTAGGGCAAACGGCGCCTAACCCGGTGTTGTCATGTTTAAAAAGTTTCGGGCATGAGTTCGATGAACATGTTAAAGAAAAGCATTGCCCCACAGGCAAATGCAGTTCTTTAGTGCGTTACAGCGTTATTGAAGAAAAATGCGTGGGCTGCACCGCGTGTAAACGCGCCTGCCCCGTCGGTGCTATCACAGGGGAAGTTAAACAAAAGCATTTTGTACACCAGGAAAAATGTATTAAGTGCGGACAGTGCTTTAGCGCTTGTAAATTTTCTGCGATTAAAAAGGATTAG
- a CDS encoding type IV pilin protein, protein MKKRGFTLIEIAVVVLVIAILAAAALPQYRKSLERSRAAEAFDILTEIRNKQEARDLLGTGTAKGYTVKFSDLGEVIAGKNSTTNTLDTSLFTYTLSNNPYPQAYAKRKDMDYSIVQTKGYQDSALCCLGRDCKVVDSVLKGCEKTACLTTCATGYKKTGYFFSEDGPCCEAKTSCPTTCPAGQQRTSAQYSEDGACCVSKTSCPATCPTGQKRTSVQYYEDGACCTGKTACPTTCPTGQQRTSVQYSEDGACCVTKTACPATCPTGQERTSMQYSEDGACCQSKSCGSGQTLVGGVCKTACPATCPSGQERTSSGYSEDGVCCQTKTCTTGQTLVNGVCKTACPATCPSGQERTSSGYSEDGACCKTKSCPSGQYLTNGICCLNAQVSKDGKTCIYLYKPEVIKVGILVDCHNNYSFVDKKKTQCYRTGAPRYFEGGKLPYVAAGGGCTAHYSYYNGGNWWEGGIAHGTPSDCNNSISDQQACDNNCKGATCSFKCIKTKSYGDRCGTYKCSNGMHCDNAEGSGTMLRCVRK, encoded by the coding sequence ATGAAGAAACGAGGATTCACCTTAATAGAAATAGCTGTAGTAGTTTTAGTAATAGCTATTTTAGCTGCGGCAGCTTTGCCGCAGTACAGAAAGTCGTTAGAACGCTCAAGAGCTGCCGAAGCTTTTGACATCCTTACAGAGATAAGGAATAAACAAGAAGCCAGGGATTTACTTGGCACGGGGACGGCCAAAGGCTATACTGTAAAGTTTAGCGATTTGGGGGAAGTAATAGCGGGTAAAAATTCCACAACAAACACATTAGACACAAGCCTGTTTACTTATACGCTTTCAAATAACCCATATCCGCAGGCATATGCCAAAAGGAAGGATATGGATTATTCGATAGTTCAGACAAAGGGGTATCAAGACAGTGCGTTATGTTGTTTGGGAAGGGATTGTAAAGTTGTAGACAGCGTTTTAAAAGGGTGTGAGAAGACAGCGTGCCTTACAACATGCGCAACGGGATATAAAAAAACGGGGTACTTTTTTTCGGAGGACGGGCCTTGCTGTGAAGCAAAAACGTCGTGTCCGACAACATGTCCCGCAGGGCAGCAGAGAACAAGTGCACAATATAGCGAAGACGGAGCGTGTTGCGTATCAAAAACGTCGTGTCCCGCAACATGTCCTACGGGGCAGAAGAGGACAAGCGTACAATATTATGAAGACGGAGCTTGTTGCACGGGTAAAACAGCCTGTCCTACAACGTGTCCTACAGGCCAGCAGAGGACAAGCGTACAATATAGTGAAGATGGAGCCTGCTGCGTAACAAAAACAGCGTGTCCTGCCACATGTCCCACAGGTCAGGAAAGAACATCCATGCAATACAGTGAAGACGGAGCGTGCTGTCAGTCAAAATCTTGCGGTAGCGGACAAACCCTTGTAGGCGGGGTATGTAAAACAGCGTGTCCCGCAACATGCCCTTCCGGTCAGGAAAGAACCTCAAGCGGGTATTCTGAAGACGGCGTTTGTTGCCAAACAAAAACATGTACCACTGGTCAGACGCTTGTTAACGGAGTATGTAAAACAGCGTGTCCCGCAACATGCCCCTCCGGTCAGGAAAGAACCTCAAGCGGATATTCTGAGGACGGAGCGTGCTGTAAAACAAAATCATGTCCTTCTGGCCAATATTTAACAAACGGTATATGCTGTCTTAACGCACAGGTGTCTAAAGACGGTAAAACATGTATATATCTTTATAAACCCGAGGTTATTAAAGTGGGTATACTGGTTGACTGTCATAACAATTACAGCTTTGTAGATAAAAAGAAAACACAATGTTACAGGACTGGGGCCCCCAGATACTTTGAGGGGGGGAAATTGCCGTACGTAGCCGCAGGCGGCGGATGCACCGCTCATTATTCATACTATAATGGCGGTAATTGGTGGGAAGGCGGAATAGCGCACGGTACGCCGTCAGACTGTAATAACAGTATTTCCGACCAACAGGCTTGCGATAATAACTGCAAAGGCGCGACATGTTCCTTTAAATGTATTAAAACCAAGTCTTACGGGGACAGGTGCGGCACATATAAATGTTCCAACGGTATGCATTGCGATAATGCGGAAGGTTCGGGTACTATGCTAAGGTGTGTAAGGAAATAA